Proteins encoded in a region of the Clostridium butyricum genome:
- a CDS encoding segregation/condensation protein A has translation MELPKIKINDFEGPFDLLLHLIRKNQMSIYNVRIYEITNQYLNYLNEMKEMDLEITSEFIVVAATLIEIKSKHLLPKPKKEEENEEDVEKNLLEKLIIYKKIKGVSNFFKDRYISSGEVYGKKPEIIEEVKQKENHDDILKNLDLLQLYNIYNNLLEIYNNKQNRGNIIQKKIYVDKYKIEDKLQYIVNRMKNEQINYFEELIDTSECKLETIVTFLALLEMIKQRMVKVYQNDSFTKIIIERRNNIEGD, from the coding sequence ATGGAGCTTCCAAAGATTAAAATTAATGATTTTGAAGGACCGTTTGATTTATTACTTCATTTAATACGAAAAAATCAAATGAGCATATATAATGTGAGAATATATGAAATTACAAATCAATATCTGAATTATCTTAATGAAATGAAAGAAATGGATTTGGAAATAACATCGGAATTTATAGTAGTTGCAGCTACATTAATAGAAATAAAATCAAAACACTTATTACCTAAGCCTAAAAAGGAAGAGGAAAATGAAGAGGATGTCGAGAAAAATCTTTTAGAAAAGCTTATAATATATAAAAAAATTAAAGGAGTTTCAAATTTCTTTAAGGATAGATATATAAGTTCTGGGGAGGTTTATGGAAAGAAGCCTGAGATAATTGAAGAAGTGAAACAAAAGGAAAATCATGATGATATTTTGAAAAATCTTGATTTACTTCAACTATATAATATATATAACAATCTTCTTGAAATTTATAACAACAAGCAAAACAGAGGGAATATAATTCAAAAGAAAATTTATGTAGATAAATATAAAATTGAAGATAAATTACAATATATAGTAAATAGAATGAAGAATGAACAAATAAATTATTTTGAAGAACTTATAGATACAAGTGAATGTAAACTAGAGACAATTGTCACATTCCTAGCATTACTTGAAATGATAAAACAAAGGATGGTAAAGGTATATCAAAACGATAGTTTTACAAAGATAATTATTGAAAGGAGAAATAACATTGAAGGAGACTAA
- the scpB gene encoding SMC-Scp complex subunit ScpB, with protein MKETKGLQIPFMDDAKKSELKSAVEALLFASGEPLSIYELSNHLDEKSKTIELIIQEMMDAYEKVQTRGIKLISIKGKYQLVTKGENAEYIQKLLKKNKRQSLSQASIESLAIISYKQPITRIDIDEIRGVKSESALQRLIEKDLIKEVGRLEVPGRPILYGTTDEFLRQFDLRDLKDLPSLDLFGQDDDEVTSVEIENNEKYYDVDEEKTINNLE; from the coding sequence TTGAAGGAGACTAAAGGACTACAGATTCCTTTCATGGATGACGCAAAAAAGTCTGAATTAAAATCGGCAGTAGAAGCATTATTGTTTGCAAGTGGAGAACCTTTAAGTATTTATGAACTTTCAAATCATCTGGATGAAAAATCTAAGACAATCGAGTTAATAATTCAAGAGATGATGGATGCTTATGAAAAAGTTCAAACAAGAGGAATAAAGCTTATAAGCATTAAAGGAAAATATCAGCTTGTTACAAAAGGTGAAAATGCAGAATATATACAGAAACTTTTAAAGAAAAATAAAAGGCAATCTTTGTCACAAGCATCTATAGAAAGTCTTGCGATAATTTCATATAAGCAACCTATAACAAGAATTGATATAGACGAAATAAGAGGAGTAAAGTCAGAAAGTGCTCTTCAAAGACTAATTGAAAAAGATCTAATAAAAGAAGTGGGAAGACTTGAAGTACCAGGAAGACCTATCTTATATGGTACTACGGATGAATTCTTAAGACAATTTGATTTAAGAGATTTAAAGGATCTTCCTTCACTTGATTTATTTGGACAGGATGATGATGAAGTTACAAGTGTTGAAATTGAGAATAATGAAAAATATTATGATGTAGATGAAGAAAAGACAATTAATAATTTAGAATAA
- a CDS encoding DMT family transporter: MIFIFLSILTGVIIVVSRILNTKLSEKIGLLESSYFNYLTGAVTSIILFLFVGESFNLSSLKTVPFYGYLGGILGVSIVILNSVVTPKLSAFYVTLLIFIGQLFTGIVIDWIVSGHLPINKLIGGIIVVCGLSYNLIIDSNDQKQYSIEPK, from the coding sequence ATGATTTTTATATTTTTATCTATTCTTACAGGTGTTATAATAGTTGTCTCAAGAATTCTTAATACAAAGCTTTCAGAAAAAATAGGACTTCTTGAATCAAGTTATTTTAATTATCTAACAGGCGCTGTAACATCAATAATATTATTTTTATTTGTTGGTGAAAGTTTCAATCTTTCTTCATTAAAAACTGTACCTTTTTACGGCTATTTAGGAGGTATTTTAGGAGTAAGCATTGTAATTCTAAATAGTGTTGTTACACCTAAACTTTCTGCTTTTTATGTAACACTTCTAATATTTATAGGACAGCTATTTACTGGAATAGTCATAGACTGGATTGTTTCAGGTCATCTTCCTATAAATAAACTTATTGGTGGAATCATAGTAGTTTGTGGATTATCTTATAATTTAATTATAGATTCAAATGATCAAAAGCAATATTCTATAGAACCTAAATAG
- a CDS encoding DUF2953 domain-containing protein produces the protein MEIINKFINLKFKPILNFNSKLEYSLNDAAKTALSYGILSTLPSLIYFFIKILFKPKKYNFDILPKFDNAILLKFEIKSIIFISFANIIYMMFVLLKYCIHILHKIKKQI, from the coding sequence ATGGAAATCATAAATAAATTTATTAATTTAAAATTTAAGCCTATTTTAAACTTTAATTCAAAGCTTGAATATAGCCTTAATGATGCTGCTAAAACAGCTTTGTCCTATGGAATTCTATCAACTCTTCCTTCTTTAATATATTTTTTTATAAAAATTTTATTTAAACCCAAAAAATATAATTTTGACATATTACCAAAATTCGATAATGCAATACTACTAAAATTTGAAATTAAAAGTATAATTTTCATATCATTTGCAAACATTATTTATATGATGTTTGTTTTATTAAAATATTGCATACATATTTTGCACAAAATAAAAAAACAAATTTGA
- a CDS encoding ABC transporter ATP-binding protein, with amino-acid sequence MNNSKNGVKRRGPKPKNVKKTLGRLFGYIKKYKIMLAAVCIFIIISSCAMITGSYFLKPIVNDYIIPGDFSGLLKMLIILGGIYAAGALSTLAYGKIMIYISQNTIKDIRNELFNKMQHLPVKFFDSKTNGDLMSLYTNDIDNINEALNNSVTNILSSGLTFIGVIVMMIVLSPVLSIITFCTLGIMFLIMKLVGVKSKHYFGEQQKNMGKLNGYVEEMIEGQKVIKVFCHESKSIDDFTDLNEELRNASTGAQTFAGFMMPALGNLSHINYAITCCVGGIMTIGGLFDVGSLVAYLQYVRQITQPVQQVSQQLNVILAALAGAERIFNALDEEDEIDEGKVTLSSTVNDKSNDFVWNINEISKKSVPLKGDVVFENVVFGYNESKTILKNISLYAKAGQKIAFVGSTGAGKTTITNLINRFYEINSGTITYDGIKITDIKKDDLRKSIGIVLQDTHLFTGTIEENIRYGNLNATKEDIIQASKLANAHEFIKHLPHGYDTILSGDGDGLSQGQRQLLAIARAAVANPPVLIMDEATSSIDTRTEKLISQGMDKLMEGRTVFVIAHRLSTIKNADAIMVLEQGEIIERGNHDELLAKKGRYYQLYTGKAELA; translated from the coding sequence GTGAATAATTCAAAAAATGGCGTGAAAAGAAGAGGACCAAAGCCTAAGAATGTTAAGAAAACTTTAGGAAGATTGTTTGGATATATAAAAAAATATAAGATCATGCTTGCAGCTGTATGTATATTTATAATTATAAGTTCATGTGCCATGATTACAGGGTCATACTTTTTAAAACCTATTGTTAATGATTATATTATTCCAGGAGATTTTTCTGGATTATTAAAAATGTTGATAATTCTTGGAGGAATTTATGCAGCAGGAGCACTATCTACATTAGCATATGGAAAAATAATGATCTATATATCACAAAATACAATTAAGGATATTAGAAATGAATTATTTAATAAAATGCAGCATCTGCCTGTTAAGTTTTTTGATAGTAAAACAAATGGAGACTTAATGAGTTTATATACTAATGATATTGATAATATTAATGAAGCTTTGAATAATAGTGTTACTAATATTTTATCATCAGGACTTACATTTATTGGTGTAATTGTAATGATGATAGTTTTAAGTCCAGTTCTAAGTATTATTACATTTTGTACATTAGGCATAATGTTTTTAATAATGAAACTAGTAGGGGTAAAGAGTAAGCATTATTTTGGTGAGCAGCAGAAAAATATGGGAAAGTTAAATGGTTATGTAGAAGAAATGATAGAAGGGCAAAAAGTTATAAAGGTTTTTTGTCATGAAAGTAAGTCTATTGATGACTTTACAGATTTAAATGAAGAACTTAGAAATGCATCTACAGGGGCACAGACTTTTGCTGGTTTTATGATGCCAGCTCTTGGAAATCTTTCTCATATAAATTATGCAATTACATGTTGTGTTGGTGGAATTATGACAATAGGAGGATTGTTTGATGTTGGTTCATTAGTTGCATATTTGCAATATGTCCGTCAAATAACACAGCCAGTACAACAGGTTTCACAACAGTTAAATGTAATACTTGCAGCACTTGCAGGTGCAGAGAGGATATTTAATGCATTAGATGAAGAAGATGAAATTGATGAAGGAAAGGTTACTTTGTCATCAACAGTAAATGATAAATCTAATGATTTTGTATGGAATATTAATGAGATTTCAAAGAAATCAGTACCTCTTAAAGGTGATGTTGTATTTGAAAATGTAGTATTTGGATATAATGAATCTAAAACAATATTAAAGAATATATCATTATATGCAAAGGCAGGGCAAAAGATTGCATTTGTTGGATCTACTGGTGCTGGTAAAACTACAATAACTAATCTCATAAATAGATTCTATGAAATAAATTCAGGAACTATAACTTATGATGGAATAAAAATAACAGACATAAAAAAAGATGATTTAAGAAAGTCTATAGGTATAGTACTTCAAGATACGCATTTATTTACTGGAACAATTGAGGAAAATATAAGATATGGTAATTTAAATGCAACAAAAGAAGACATTATACAAGCATCTAAGCTTGCTAATGCCCATGAATTTATAAAGCATCTTCCACATGGATATGATACTATACTATCAGGAGATGGAGATGGATTATCTCAAGGGCAGAGGCAGCTTCTTGCAATTGCAAGAGCAGCTGTTGCTAATCCACCAGTATTAATAATGGATGAAGCAACAAGTTCGATTGATACAAGAACAGAAAAACTTATATCTCAAGGTATGGATAAGCTTATGGAAGGAAGAACGGTATTTGTTATTGCTCATAGATTATCTACAATTAAAAATGCTGATGCAATAATGGTTCTTGAACAAGGCGAAATAATCGAAAGAGGAAATCATGATGAATTATTAGCTAAAAAGGGAAGATATTATCAGCTTTATACTGGAAAAGCTGAATTAGCATAA
- a CDS encoding DMT family transporter — protein sequence MYNFLSLLIGILIAIMVAFNGELSNGIGNYSSLIVIHILGYALLVFLMLYKKIKIPFKMTLPLWLYSAGAISVATVLINNITYSSIGVSLPVALGLLGQSLTSIVFDHYGLLGMPKIEFNKKKLIGIIVIIIGVCIMTFL from the coding sequence ATGTATAATTTTTTATCATTACTAATCGGAATACTGATTGCAATAATGGTTGCATTTAATGGAGAATTATCAAATGGCATAGGAAATTACTCTTCCCTTATAGTTATACACATTCTTGGATATGCACTATTAGTATTTCTTATGCTTTATAAAAAAATTAAAATTCCATTTAAAATGACTCTTCCACTTTGGCTCTATAGTGCAGGAGCAATTAGTGTGGCTACTGTCCTTATCAATAATATTACTTACAGTTCAATTGGAGTATCTCTACCTGTTGCACTTGGTCTTTTAGGTCAATCATTAACATCAATTGTATTTGATCATTATGGTCTTCTAGGAATGCCTAAAATTGAATTTAATAAAAAGAAACTTATTGGCATAATTGTAATAATTATCGGAGTGTGCATTATGACATTTTTATAA
- a CDS encoding D-alanyl-D-alanine carboxypeptidase family protein produces the protein MKKGIKISSILLLCSLFVQILSVDAYGYINYGNISYSYNEKSENKNLRVNARCAIALDKESHQVLYEQNAYEIVPMASTTKILTSLIAIEQDDLNAPVTISKKASSIRGSKVGYKENEVITLKELIFGLMFKSGNDAAIAIAEHIGGSVEGFAEIMNHYARGIGILDSHFESPHGLDSSQHYSSAYDLALLTCKGMDYDLFREVVGSKSISKDKYNFTRDYNNINKILWKIPGANGVKTGYTGQAGKCLVSSVNNNNKDIIIVVLNCPDRWNVTDKIYQHVQEAVAFGSHNVKDLVYRYE, from the coding sequence ATGAAGAAAGGCATTAAAATAAGTTCAATCTTATTATTATGTTCGTTATTTGTTCAAATTTTATCTGTAGATGCATATGGATATATAAATTATGGGAATATTTCATACTCATATAACGAAAAAAGTGAAAATAAAAATCTTAGGGTTAATGCACGATGTGCAATAGCATTAGATAAAGAAAGTCATCAAGTTCTTTACGAACAAAATGCTTATGAAATTGTTCCAATGGCAAGTACTACAAAAATATTAACTTCTCTTATAGCAATAGAACAAGATGATTTAAATGCACCTGTAACAATAAGTAAAAAGGCATCCAGTATAAGAGGATCAAAAGTTGGTTATAAAGAAAATGAAGTTATTACTTTAAAAGAACTAATTTTTGGACTTATGTTCAAATCAGGTAATGATGCAGCTATTGCAATTGCTGAACATATTGGTGGAAGTGTGGAAGGTTTTGCAGAGATAATGAATCATTATGCTAGGGGAATAGGAATTTTAGATTCACATTTTGAATCTCCCCATGGACTAGATAGTAGTCAACATTATTCTTCAGCATATGATTTAGCACTTTTAACTTGCAAAGGCATGGATTATGACTTGTTCCGTGAAGTTGTAGGGAGTAAGTCTATTTCAAAAGATAAATACAACTTTACTAGGGACTACAACAATATAAATAAAATCTTATGGAAAATACCTGGAGCTAATGGAGTTAAAACAGGGTATACTGGTCAGGCTGGAAAGTGCCTTGTATCATCTGTGAATAACAACAATAAAGACATAATAATAGTAGTATTAAATTGTCCAGATAGATGGAATGTCACAGATAAGATATATCAGCATGTGCAGGAAGCGGTTGCTTTTGGAAGTCATAATGTTAAAGATTTGGTTTATAGATATGAGTAG
- a CDS encoding D-alanyl-D-alanine carboxypeptidase family protein, whose translation MKRRFKRNLKSITALTLIFICTFLLIPISASAFDSDLNIALEDEVKQEPKKDDKNKGENSKQNQSKTEEKSKDKGSSSESNKSSSKPEKTNENSNAESNEIEARSALLMEPCTGKIIYEKNADEKFAPASVTKIMTMLLTIEAVDSGKIALDDKVTCSENAKKMGGSTMLLDTGEIRTVEELLKGVAIASGNDAAVALAEYLGGTENDFVGMMNKRAEELGMTNTTFKNCNGLPADGHLSTANDIAKMSKELLKHPTILKYTGTYMDTITEGRKSPIELVNHNKLVRFFDGCDGLKTGFTNEAKYCISATATRNGVRMLSVIMGAPTYKIRNRDASILLNYGFSKYEGKKIFSKDEEVDKVYMDEQTDRYFMAKAQDDLTAVLPKGCKDEVEKKVVIDELQKEYKEGDVVGKCEIYLNNEKIGEVTIYCDRNIKKGNIFDNIKYNITHLFGDKEEGNEEKK comes from the coding sequence ATGAAAAGAAGATTCAAAAGAAATTTAAAAAGTATTACAGCTTTAACTTTGATATTTATTTGCACTTTTTTATTAATACCAATAAGTGCTTCAGCATTTGATTCAGATTTAAATATTGCTTTAGAAGATGAAGTTAAACAAGAACCTAAAAAAGATGATAAAAATAAAGGTGAGAACTCAAAGCAGAATCAATCAAAAACTGAAGAGAAATCAAAGGATAAGGGTTCATCAAGTGAAAGCAATAAGAGTAGTTCAAAACCTGAAAAAACCAATGAAAATTCAAATGCTGAAAGTAATGAAATAGAAGCAAGATCAGCATTATTAATGGAACCATGCACTGGAAAAATTATTTATGAAAAAAATGCAGATGAAAAATTTGCTCCTGCATCTGTTACTAAAATAATGACTATGCTTCTTACTATTGAAGCTGTGGACAGTGGAAAGATAGCTTTAGATGATAAAGTTACATGTAGTGAAAATGCTAAAAAGATGGGCGGAAGCACTATGCTTCTTGATACTGGTGAAATTAGAACAGTAGAAGAGCTTTTAAAAGGTGTTGCAATAGCATCAGGAAATGATGCTGCTGTTGCTTTAGCAGAGTATCTAGGTGGAACTGAAAATGATTTTGTTGGTATGATGAATAAAAGAGCAGAAGAGCTTGGAATGACCAATACTACATTTAAAAACTGTAATGGTCTTCCTGCTGATGGACATTTATCAACAGCTAATGACATTGCTAAAATGTCAAAGGAACTTTTAAAACATCCAACAATTTTAAAATACACTGGAACTTATATGGATACAATAACTGAAGGACGTAAATCTCCAATAGAACTTGTAAATCATAATAAGCTTGTTAGATTTTTTGATGGATGTGATGGATTAAAAACTGGTTTTACAAATGAAGCAAAGTATTGTATAAGTGCTACTGCAACAAGAAACGGAGTTCGTATGCTTTCTGTAATAATGGGTGCACCAACATATAAAATAAGAAATCGTGATGCATCAATATTATTGAACTATGGTTTTTCAAAGTATGAAGGTAAAAAAATCTTCTCAAAAGATGAAGAAGTAGATAAAGTATATATGGATGAACAGACTGATAGATACTTTATGGCAAAAGCACAGGATGATTTAACAGCTGTACTTCCAAAAGGATGTAAAGACGAAGTAGAAAAGAAGGTTGTAATAGACGAACTTCAAAAGGAATACAAAGAAGGCGATGTTGTAGGTAAGTGTGAAATTTACCTTAATAATGAAAAAATCGGAGAAGTTACAATTTATTGTGATAGAAACATAAAGAAGGGTAACATATTCGATAATATTAAATACAATATTACACACTTATTTGGAGACAAAGAAGAAGGTAACGAAGAAAAAAAGTAA
- a CDS encoding ABC transporter ATP-binding protein, with amino-acid sequence MIKKLFSYSGKYKKFLGFAAVCAALEAMIELLIPLVMAKIVDEAIPSQNMSYTVKLGVIMVSMALVSFTFGILLSKFAATAGQGLGANLRQAEYEKIQTYSFRNIEKFSTASLITRLTTDITAVQNSVTMGVKLLVRAPVMLIFAIILSINISGKLAVIFAVTLPILVVSIGILVKKVGPLFGIMQKRVDNMNTLVQENLIGVRVVKSFVRAEKEKEKFQKGNEELKETASKSFGLMVISMPIMQIIIFSSIIAILWFGGHMVYEGSLTVGKLTSFIAYSTQILVSLMLVAMALMMISRSIASAKRIIEVLEEEPDIADGKENVLEVKNGDIEFKDVSFKYEDDSEEFNLETISINIKSGETIGIIGGTGSAKTSLVQLIPRLYDCNKGEVLVGGVNVKDYNIETLRNEVAMVLQKNTLFSGSIIDNLRWGNEEASMEEIEAACKIACVDEFIDRLPGRYDMDLGQGGVNVSGGQKQRLCIARAILKKPKVLILDDSTSAVDTATDSKIRKAFKEDLKNTTKIIIAQRINSVSDADKIIVMDDGKISAIGTHDELMNTSEIYKDVYNSQQEGVGFGE; translated from the coding sequence ATGATAAAGAAGTTATTTTCCTATTCAGGAAAATATAAAAAATTTTTAGGGTTTGCAGCAGTATGTGCAGCTCTTGAAGCAATGATTGAGTTGCTTATTCCACTTGTAATGGCAAAAATTGTAGATGAAGCAATACCATCTCAGAATATGTCATATACAGTTAAACTAGGAGTTATAATGGTATCAATGGCACTTGTATCATTTACTTTTGGAATATTATTATCTAAGTTTGCAGCTACTGCAGGACAGGGATTGGGTGCAAATTTAAGACAAGCAGAATATGAAAAAATTCAAACATATTCATTTAGAAATATAGAAAAATTTAGCACAGCATCGTTGATAACACGTCTTACTACAGATATTACAGCAGTGCAAAATTCAGTTACTATGGGAGTTAAGCTTCTTGTAAGAGCTCCAGTAATGCTTATATTTGCAATTATATTATCAATTAATATAAGTGGAAAATTAGCAGTTATATTTGCAGTAACTTTACCTATACTAGTAGTTTCTATAGGAATTCTTGTTAAAAAAGTTGGACCTTTATTTGGAATAATGCAAAAGAGAGTAGACAACATGAATACTCTTGTTCAAGAAAATTTAATAGGAGTACGTGTTGTTAAATCTTTTGTAAGGGCAGAAAAAGAAAAGGAAAAATTTCAAAAAGGTAATGAGGAGTTAAAAGAAACAGCATCTAAATCTTTTGGATTAATGGTTATTTCAATGCCTATAATGCAGATAATAATATTTAGTTCAATTATTGCGATTTTATGGTTTGGTGGTCATATGGTATATGAAGGAAGTTTGACTGTTGGTAAGCTTACAAGCTTTATTGCATATTCAACTCAGATACTTGTTTCATTAATGCTTGTAGCTATGGCACTTATGATGATTTCTCGTTCAATTGCATCAGCTAAACGTATTATTGAAGTTTTAGAAGAAGAACCTGATATAGCAGATGGTAAAGAGAATGTTTTAGAAGTTAAGAATGGTGATATTGAATTCAAAGATGTAAGCTTTAAATATGAAGATGATAGTGAAGAATTTAATCTTGAAACCATATCTATTAATATAAAAAGTGGTGAGACTATAGGTATTATAGGTGGAACTGGTTCTGCAAAAACAAGTCTTGTGCAGCTTATACCTAGACTATATGATTGCAATAAAGGTGAAGTTCTTGTTGGAGGAGTTAATGTAAAAGACTATAATATAGAAACTTTACGTAATGAAGTTGCTATGGTTCTTCAAAAAAATACACTGTTTTCGGGAAGTATTATTGATAATCTAAGATGGGGTAATGAAGAGGCATCAATGGAAGAAATAGAAGCAGCTTGTAAAATTGCATGCGTTGATGAATTTATAGATAGACTTCCAGGAAGATATGATATGGACTTAGGACAAGGTGGAGTAAATGTATCTGGGGGACAGAAACAAAGATTATGTATTGCAAGAGCAATACTAAAGAAACCTAAGGTGCTTATTTTAGATGATAGTACAAGTGCTGTAGATACAGCAACTGATTCAAAAATAAGAAAAGCATTTAAGGAAGATTTAAAGAATACAACAAAGATAATAATTGCTCAGAGAATAAATTCAGTTTCTGATGCAGATAAAATTATTGTTATGGATGACGGTAAAATTTCAGCAATTGGAACACATGATGAACTTATGAACACAAGTGAAATTTATAAGGATGTGTATAATTCTCAACAGGAAGGAGTTGGTTTCGGTGAATAA
- a CDS encoding pentapeptide repeat-containing protein, which translates to MAINKNKNGNFFYNNADKSNKNFMYSNLTRANCYNCDFSNSHFEFSSLRGAHFKKCNFYRSNLKGAEFIGSNLKGSKFKEARFEDTVFEGANLTSTDFSNAKFKNTIFVGCDLSTAKNLNLDNKNIKIFDSMPELNISEELQKVAQSAMENEFIKKSRVLDTKDGNLNGLSFMILSEKFDENTLIEGMHYIKLEIDKEFHTLSYIIRLIEHMYDVTEEAADSEEE; encoded by the coding sequence ATGGCTATAAATAAAAATAAAAATGGAAACTTCTTTTACAATAATGCTGATAAAAGCAATAAAAACTTTATGTACAGTAATCTTACAAGAGCTAATTGCTATAACTGTGATTTTTCAAACTCACATTTTGAATTTTCAAGCCTTAGGGGCGCTCATTTTAAAAAATGTAATTTCTATAGATCCAATCTTAAAGGTGCTGAGTTTATAGGTTCAAATTTAAAAGGAAGCAAATTTAAAGAAGCAAGATTTGAAGATACTGTTTTTGAAGGTGCTAATCTAACTAGTACAGATTTTAGTAATGCTAAATTTAAAAATACTATTTTTGTTGGGTGTGATTTGAGTACTGCCAAAAACTTAAATCTAGATAACAAAAATATCAAAATATTTGATTCTATGCCTGAACTAAATATTAGTGAAGAATTACAAAAAGTAGCACAAAGTGCTATGGAAAATGAATTCATAAAAAAATCAAGAGTTTTAGATACTAAGGATGGAAATTTAAACGGACTTTCATTTATGATTTTAAGTGAAAAATTTGATGAGAATACTCTTATTGAAGGAATGCATTATATAAAACTTGAAATAGACAAGGAATTTCACACATTAAGCTACATAATAAGATTAATTGAACATATGTATGATGTCACTGAAGAAGCTGCTGATTCAGAAGAAGAATAA
- the ytfJ gene encoding GerW family sporulation protein has protein sequence MSNEQPVENLMRSTMENLRDMIDANTVIGEPIETKDGTCIIPVSRLSFGFVSGGSEFMSPRNNPEENSYPFGGGAGSGVSVKPITFLVIKDDMVRMMPIEHDNTYDRIADNIPQVLDMIKNLIKDISSNKNKKSDCYDSIKKDDLSDTCSNND, from the coding sequence ATGTCAAATGAACAGCCAGTGGAAAATTTAATGCGTAGTACAATGGAAAATTTACGTGATATGATTGATGCAAACACAGTAATTGGTGAACCAATTGAAACAAAAGATGGTACATGTATAATTCCTGTTTCAAGACTATCATTTGGTTTTGTATCCGGTGGAAGTGAATTTATGTCACCACGAAATAATCCTGAAGAAAATTCTTACCCATTTGGTGGGGGTGCTGGCTCTGGAGTTTCAGTAAAACCAATAACTTTTCTTGTAATAAAAGATGATATGGTTAGAATGATGCCTATCGAACATGATAATACTTATGATAGAATTGCTGATAATATCCCTCAGGTTTTAGATATGATCAAAAATCTGATTAAAGATATCTCTTCTAACAAAAATAAAAAATCTGATTGTTATGATTCAATAAAAAAAGATGATTTATCTGATACATGTTCTAATAATGATTAA
- a CDS encoding helix-turn-helix domain-containing protein, with amino-acid sequence MVKIEDEKILNDYIEKYHIDELFSEDMKQYMELVQWKKNEFICEESEKLSSLYFIVDGKAKVCKNMENGKALLICFYKPFRMIGDVEFTRTNTADCTVQAIDDTYGIGINFNVVRTKLVNDCKFLFYICRYLGEKLSISSTNSSINILYSLENKLASYIYAFVEGTNNKSVFKFEGSYSEIAELLGTSYRHLNRVLNKFCKEGILEKKSKSYLIKDLEKLKFLSGDLYK; translated from the coding sequence TTGGTAAAGATAGAAGATGAAAAGATATTAAATGATTATATTGAAAAATATCATATTGATGAACTATTTAGTGAAGATATGAAACAGTACATGGAGCTTGTTCAGTGGAAGAAAAATGAATTTATATGTGAAGAAAGTGAAAAGCTCAGCAGTTTATATTTTATTGTTGATGGAAAAGCCAAAGTGTGTAAAAATATGGAGAATGGTAAAGCCTTATTAATTTGCTTTTATAAACCTTTTAGAATGATAGGAGATGTGGAATTCACACGTACTAATACTGCAGATTGCACTGTTCAAGCAATAGATGATACGTATGGTATAGGAATAAATTTTAATGTTGTTCGCACTAAGCTTGTAAATGACTGTAAATTTCTTTTCTATATATGTAGATATCTTGGTGAAAAGCTTAGTATAAGTAGTACTAATAGTTCAATTAACATTTTATATAGTTTGGAAAATAAACTTGCAAGTTATATTTATGCTTTTGTTGAGGGAACTAATAATAAATCAGTATTTAAGTTTGAAGGTAGTTACTCTGAAATTGCTGAGTTACTTGGAACAAGCTATAGGCATTTGAACAGGGTATTAAATAAGTTTTGTAAAGAAGGTATACTAGAGAAAAAATCAAAGTCATATTTGATAAAAGATCTTGAAAAATTAAAATTCCTATCGGGTGACTTGTATAAATAG